The following coding sequences are from one Salvia miltiorrhiza cultivar Shanhuang (shh) unplaced genomic scaffold, IMPLAD_Smil_shh original_scaffold_419_1, whole genome shotgun sequence window:
- the LOC131004564 gene encoding replication protein A 70 kDa DNA-binding subunit B-like isoform X2: MEERLIPMNEILPGTKEWKCKVRVIKKQEPKQANNNPNKFQKLILGDGLGHTLDAVIFHDNIDRFKHVLQEGNVYMVKGAYVSDPKQYRNPIVTCNYQWTFRKDTSVNEEPNDSIPAGGLSFRATPSCEFHKFLSTKTLINTACVIIGTHEPRVVTVKGQGKVIREYAAIDTELETFVVTFWETSVSDEIYAKLEPISNRTPLLLLIFSVVPYYGLSLTTNAQSIVLDSSENEMLIELERWKQENEEAINMLVQTGGFFENKVLRSPKQPLQITKVEQMLQNQEVTYFILYLHK; encoded by the exons ATGGAAGAGCGTTTGATTCCAATGAATGAGATTCTCCCAGGAACGAAGGAATGGAAATGCAAGGTGAGAGTGATCAAGAAGCAAGAACCTAAGCAAGCTAACAATAATCCTAATAAATTTCAGAAATTAATCTTGGGTGATGGCTTG gGCCACACTCTTGATGCCGTGATATTCCATGATAATATAGATAGGTTCAAACATGTGCTTCAAGAGGGTAATGTTTACATGGTGAAAGGAGCCTATGTTTCTGATCCAAAGCAATACAGGAATCCAATTGTGACATGTAATTACCAATGGACGTTCAGAAAAGATACTTCGGTGAATGAAGAACCAAATGATTCGATACCTGCTGGTGGACTAAGTTTTAGAGCAACTCCAAGTTGCGAGTTCCACAAATTCCTCTCAACAAAGACATTGATCA ATACTGCTTGTGTCATTATTGGTACCCATGAACCTCGGGTTGTCACAGTCAAAGGACAGGGTAAAGTCATTCGTGAGTATGCTGCCATTGATACAGA GCTGGAAACGTTTGTGGTGACATTTTGGGAAACTTCTGTATCCGATGAGATCTATGCTAAATTGGAACCTATTTCGAATAGGACACCGTTGCTGTTGTTGATTTTTTCAGTCGTGCCATATTACG GATTGAGTCTGACCACCAATGCTCAGTCAATTGTCTTGGATAGCTCTGAGAATGAAATGCTAATTGAACTAGAGAGATG GAAGCAAGAGAATGAAGAGGCCATCAACATGTTAGTACAAACTGGTggtttttttgaaaataaagtgTTGCGCTCACCTAAGCAACCCCTGCAGATTACTAAAGTGGAACAAATGTTGCAGAATCAAGAGGTGACTTACTTTATATTGTACTTGCACAAGTAA
- the LOC131004564 gene encoding replication protein A 70 kDa DNA-binding subunit B-like isoform X1 — translation MLLLLTAMIQLGCQEMEERLIPMNEILPGTKEWKCKVRVIKKQEPKQANNNPNKFQKLILGDGLGHTLDAVIFHDNIDRFKHVLQEGNVYMVKGAYVSDPKQYRNPIVTCNYQWTFRKDTSVNEEPNDSIPAGGLSFRATPSCEFHKFLSTKTLINTACVIIGTHEPRVVTVKGQGKVIREYAAIDTELETFVVTFWETSVSDEIYAKLEPISNRTPLLLLIFSVVPYYGLSLTTNAQSIVLDSSENEMLIELERWKQENEEAINMLVQTGGFFENKVLRSPKQPLQITKVEQMLQNQEVTYFILYLHK, via the exons ATGCTTTTGTTACTTACTGCCATGATCCAATTAGGTTGTCAAGAAATGGAAGAGCGTTTGATTCCAATGAATGAGATTCTCCCAGGAACGAAGGAATGGAAATGCAAGGTGAGAGTGATCAAGAAGCAAGAACCTAAGCAAGCTAACAATAATCCTAATAAATTTCAGAAATTAATCTTGGGTGATGGCTTG gGCCACACTCTTGATGCCGTGATATTCCATGATAATATAGATAGGTTCAAACATGTGCTTCAAGAGGGTAATGTTTACATGGTGAAAGGAGCCTATGTTTCTGATCCAAAGCAATACAGGAATCCAATTGTGACATGTAATTACCAATGGACGTTCAGAAAAGATACTTCGGTGAATGAAGAACCAAATGATTCGATACCTGCTGGTGGACTAAGTTTTAGAGCAACTCCAAGTTGCGAGTTCCACAAATTCCTCTCAACAAAGACATTGATCA ATACTGCTTGTGTCATTATTGGTACCCATGAACCTCGGGTTGTCACAGTCAAAGGACAGGGTAAAGTCATTCGTGAGTATGCTGCCATTGATACAGA GCTGGAAACGTTTGTGGTGACATTTTGGGAAACTTCTGTATCCGATGAGATCTATGCTAAATTGGAACCTATTTCGAATAGGACACCGTTGCTGTTGTTGATTTTTTCAGTCGTGCCATATTACG GATTGAGTCTGACCACCAATGCTCAGTCAATTGTCTTGGATAGCTCTGAGAATGAAATGCTAATTGAACTAGAGAGATG GAAGCAAGAGAATGAAGAGGCCATCAACATGTTAGTACAAACTGGTggtttttttgaaaataaagtgTTGCGCTCACCTAAGCAACCCCTGCAGATTACTAAAGTGGAACAAATGTTGCAGAATCAAGAGGTGACTTACTTTATATTGTACTTGCACAAGTAA